In Primulina huaijiensis isolate GDHJ02 chromosome 6, ASM1229523v2, whole genome shotgun sequence, a single window of DNA contains:
- the LOC140978185 gene encoding auxin-repressed 12.5 kDa protein-like: MTLLGRRVKAKKMVLLDHLWDDVVAGPQPERGLKHLKKDFANPLNVKDIGGEGSSSSSKCARSLSMPASPGTPPTTPGAQNTLSPTAGRRDNVWRSVFHPGSNLATKNVGANYFDRPQPNSPTVYDWLYSGETRSKHHR, translated from the exons ATGACTCTATTGGGAAGAAGAGTCAAAGCCAAGAAAATGGTGCTGCTTGATCATCTTTGGGACGATGTTGTCGCCGGGCCTCAGCCCGAGCGTGGCCTCAAACACCTCAAGAAAGACTTCGCGAATCCCTTGAACGTCAAAG ATATCGGAGGAGAGGGAAGTAGTAGTAGTAGCAAGTGCGCGAGGTCTCTGTCGATGCCGGCAAGCCCCGGAACCCCGCCCACGACTCCGGGGGCTCAGAATACTCTCTCACCCACAGCGGGGCGGAGGGACAATGTTTGGCGGAGCGTGTTCCACCCCGGAAGCAACCTCGCCACTAAGAATGTCGGCGCTAATTACTTTGACAGGCCGCAGCCAAATTCTCCCACTGTCTATGACTG GCTTTACAGTGGGGAAACGAGGAGCAAACATCATCGGTAG
- the LOC140978190 gene encoding protein DEHYDRATION-INDUCED 19-like has protein sequence MDSDFWTTRLAAAKRQFNLQNHHHLSHFSQSDRFGRDGFEVEEDIRSDFPCPYCFEEFDIASLCPHLEDEHPSESRPAICPVCSAKVTRDVLSHITLQHGHLFKFQRRRRLRRVPVPNSQALSLLGKDLREAHLQALLGGSTYRSNNAASSNAAAVADPFLSSLVLNFMGCSESEEISKSMMSSIEEISSKSDASLSVWKSSLDSSLSREEREERTQQAARRAVFLQDLLVSALFSD, from the exons ATGGACTCTGATTTCTGGACCACTCGCTTGGCTGCCGCGAAAAGGCAGTTTAATCTGCAGAATCACCACCATCTCTCGCATTTCTCTCAATCGG atcgATTTGGAAGGGATGGTTTCGAGGTGGAAGAAGACATCCGATCCGATTTCCCATGCCCCTATTGTTTCGAGGAGTTTGATATAGCGTCCCTTTGCCCACATCTTGAAGATGAACATCCTAGTGAATCCAGACCCGCC ATCTGCCCAGTTTGTTCGGCTAAAGTCACACGGGACGTGTTAAGTCACATAACTCTACAACACGGACACTTATTCAAG TTTCAGAGACGTCGCAGATTGCGTAGAGTTCCCGTTCCAAACAGTCAAGCGCTGTCTCTGCTGGGTAAGGATCTTCGTGAGGCCCATCTTCAGGCACTTCTTGGAGGCAGCACTTACCGATCCAACAATGCAGCTTCATCCAATGCTGCTGCTGTTGCTGATcctttcttgtcatctcttGTTTTGAACTTTATGGGTTGTTCTGAAAGTGAGGAGATTTCAAAATCTATGATGTCGAGTATTGAGGAAATCTCCTCAAAAAGTGATGCATCACTATCTGTTTGGAAATCGAG TTTGGATTCATCATTGAGTCGCGAAGAGCGTGAAGAAAGAACGCAACAGGCAGCCAGGAGAGCCGTCTTTCTCCAAGATTTACTTGTCTCCGCTCTGTTCTCTGATTAG
- the LOC140978187 gene encoding uncharacterized protein At4g28440-like, with the protein MATKAPPRRSQQSGAAAVEKTGLRKPVFVKVDALKPGTTGHTILVKVVNSTTVLNKKPRNPNFRGSQNQNTRISECLVGDETGTILFTARNDQVELMKPGNTVILRNSKIDMFKGSMRLAVDKWGLVEVTEPANFVVKEDNNLSLIEYELVNVVDES; encoded by the exons ATGGCGACCAAGGCCCCTCCGAGAAGATCGCAGCAAAGCGGAGCCGCGGCTGTGGAGAAGACCGGACTTAGGAAGCCGGTGTTTGTCAAAGTCGATGCCTTGAAACCGGGGACAACCGGCCATACAATCTTGGTTAAAGTGGTGAACTCGACTACTGTCCTCAACAAGAAACCCCGGAACCCCAATTTTCGTGGTTCGCAGAACCAGAATACTAGAATCTCTGAATGCCTTGTCGGGGACGAAACTGGGACTATACTCTTCACTGCTCGTAACGACCAAG TTGAGCTGATGAAGCCAGGTAATACTGTGATACTTCGGAATTCAAAGATTGACATGTTCAAAGGGTCCATGAGGCTGGCTGTGGATAAATGGGGACTCGTTGAAGTCACTGAACCAGCAAATTTTGTGGTCAAAGAGGACAATAATCTGTCCCTAATCGAGTACGAGTTGGTTAATGTGGTGGATGAATCTTGA
- the LOC140978192 gene encoding uncharacterized protein, which translates to MASSVAMKLSFILLLALFSSMKTQARDSQFFDKVSSTTTNVIPNKEQPLNNQQEPNFLPENENGYGLYSHESGQLPPSATTTAEPTTTTTSTTAEPLHKYLPKNYNPVAYVTEPENVQDSSNSFSEDTYTNSLKYNDDENSNYKDGRNYYDNQADQQEYQTREPKYRSYTANTFTANNRYSNDNFNYNGGSSFNSGPQGLSDTRFDSGENNFYNGDEESSFQPQGMSDTRSLENGKYFYDINNEKYSENHPYESFKGGRARNEYNDRNYYGNSYQNQYEFPKEQNLP; encoded by the coding sequence ATGGCTTCCTCTGTGGCCATGAAACTTTCGTTCATCCTCCTCCTTGCGCTGTTTTCCTCCATGAAAACACAAGCAAGAGACAGCCAATTCTTTGACAAAGTGTCCTCCACGACCACCAATGTTATCCCAAACAAAGAGCAACCTCTCAACAACCAACAAGAACCCAATTTCCTGCCGGAAAATGAAAATGGCTACGGACTTTACAGTCACGAATCTGGCCAACTTCCTCCCTCCGCCACCACAACAGCCGaacccaccaccaccaccacttcCACAACCGCTGAACCCCTCCATAAATACCTACCAAAGAACTACAACCCCGTGGCCTATGTAACAGAACCAGAAAACGTTCAAGACAGCAGCAATTCGTTCTCAGAGGATACTTACACCAACAGCCTAAAATACAACGACGACGAAAACAGCAACTACAAGGATGGCCGAAACTACTACGACAACCAGGCCGATCAGCAAGAATATCAGACACGAGAACCAAAGTACAGAAGCTACACAGCCAACACATTCACCGCAAACAACAGATACAGCAACGATAACTTCAACTATAACGGTGGCAGCAGTTTCAACAGCGGTCCACAAGGATTATCCGACACCAGGTTCGACAGCGGTGAGAATAACTTCTACAATGGCGACGAAGAGAGCAGCTTCCAGCCACAGGGGATGAGCGACACGAGATCCCTGGAAAATGGGAAGTATTTTTACGACATAAACAACGAGAAATACAGCGAAAACCACCCGTATGAAAGCTTCAAGGGGGGTCGAGCGAGGAACGAATACAATGACAGGAATTACTATGGAAACAGTTACCAGAACCAGTATGAGTTCCCAAAAGAACAGAATTTGCCTTGA